In Caretta caretta isolate rCarCar2 chromosome 11, rCarCar1.hap1, whole genome shotgun sequence, the sequence ACTAAAAGTTGAGGGAGGTGTGTTCCTCACCATGCATGTGGAGTTAGGcaacctctgagcatgcctactggattgaGCTCTGCAGGTGAGACAGGTGCTCCTCTGTCTAACTTCCCCCAGTTTGTGGATTGCACTGGGGCTTCAGCTGTGACAGCGATGTAGCAGAAACAGTACCTAggaaacttttactgcaaaaacataGGCACCTATGACCCTTTGTTAACCTAACCCCAAGAGTCTTGCAGTCATGCAATACCCCAAGTCCATCCAAAACTGTTTCTGCGGAGGACTAGAAAGAGGAGAAGCCAGATAATGGGATTCAGTACTTCCATGGCAATTCTCCCCATGTGAACACAGGGCAGAGGAGTGGTTCAGATATGGCAAGCATCCCTACACAATCCATTGGATCATAAGCTGATACGGGTGCACACACAGCAGCTACAGAGGTAGTTCGGGTCAGACTATGAGTGTatcatgcctttaaaaaaaagacttcagCTGACCTTTTAATTTTACTACTAAGtcattacttttaaaattaattactttATAAATATTGCTGTTACTTGTACAACAATTTTGTATGGATTTTCATATAGAGTTAAGGATTTTCATTATGTAAAATGTAAACCTTTTAGTAATCATCCAGGAATTTGGATTATTATTGCATTTTTTAATAATGTGAAGCTATAGGAACAATAATTCACATATTCCGCAACCTTGGTCTGATGGTGAGAAActctatttatatatttttacttCATAAAAccttaaaaattaaattgttcAAAAATGTGAAAGATGTACCTTTTCGTAACAGTTCTGGACAAGTTTGTATTGCACATTCTATCTTAGCATTTTCAAAGTATGTTTCAGCATTACTTATTTGCTGTTTAGGAGGGACATCAGTGCCCTAAGGAAAATCAAGGAAATACAAACGGTAACTTTCAGGTTTATATAATGTGTGACATGATTAACAATTAAAATAGTATTTCCGACTGGAGTTGTGTAATCCTCAGATCCTGCAGATGTTTATTCATAGTAGTTCCACTGAGTAAAGGCTGCTCACGAAGTTTGCAACAAGTCCCTAAACCTCATTACTCCATTTTATAGGCAGAGAAACTGAGGCTTTTTTGAACAACATCAGAACTAGGTCGCCTGACTCCCAAGCCTATGATTTATCAAGATAAGTCTTCTCCTAAAATCTAATCCTataaccactgaagtcaattgtaaTTACTTGTGTAAGGGAAGCTGCAATATCAGTCCTATgtatcattatttaaaaaaaaaaaagttcttaaatGTGTAACAAATGAGTTTTGAACTTTTATCACAGCATTTACCTATCCTATTTTCATATATCAGATGGGTCTAAATACACTACTTTTTATTTAGTTGTACTTACATTACACCTACAGCATTCAAATAAATGGATAAAACAAATTGCTAAACGTATCACTTTATGAATGCATGAAAATGGCTTTATAAATCTTTAATGTGTGCTGCAATGAAAACAACTAAACAGATGTATATACACCACTACAGGAGTCAAAACAAAAATTTACATAGAATTACGCAGTGCTCCTAAGCTTGATATTTTGCAAGCAAATTTTGCAACTGTTGTAGCCTCACAGCTAAAACTATCTACTACTACTGCCATATAAGCTCTTTAATAACTAAAGCTACTAATCTAGGGCTCTAGTTGTTAAAATTTGGGTTCTGTAGCTGCCTttcatgtgaaagttctgcaAGTTAGTTACAGGAGTAAACTGCAGTTCTTAAGAGGACAGTGAAAAGAGCCATCTGCTATGGGAGAGTGAAATGTTACATCAGGCTTTCCACATCTGTTCTATACCTCAACATGGATTTCTTGGCTCTTTAATCCACATATAATATGAAAGTTATTTTACCATTAATATGGGATTCCAGCGAGCTAATAATGTTGAACTAGTAAATACGTTTTTTCGAAGAGGACTGTATGTACAGTATGTTTGTAGAGCATCTTCAGCTGCAGCGAAAGCACAGGCACATGGTCAGTCTATAAAACTATTCCTCTTAAAAAGACTCAACATGTTAGGTTAGCATTTTGCTATAAAATGTTACTCATCAAGCAGGTTTCTTCTGTTTTCCTCTCAGTGTGGAAAATAACCTAGTGGATCTTCTGATCTTGCCAAAGAATTCACAAAAACTAACTGCAGTCCGGGTGCACGTGTTTTCATACTCAGATAACACTGCCATTTTCTGACTGCGTCTCTCAtggctcttcctctctcttttgtCCCACATCCAACCAGTCCTTCCACTTACAAGGCTTACAAATTTACAGGACACCCAATAGCCAGAGGATTAAACCTAGTTGCCAAAAACCAATACCCACTCTTCCTCTCCACAACTGCTGGGAAAGGAAGTGAGCTGGTATTTTTACCAGAGTATTCAGAGGCTCTATCTTTTGTATCAACCTCCGGCACATCAGAGTCAGATAAATTTGAAATCCACCCCAGTACACTCTGGCCACTGAAAGGTAGTTGGGCCTTGGCTACTTAAACATCTCTCTTGGCTCCTCTGATGGGGGAGCTGGGTATCTCTGCTATTCTAACCTCCTGCTGCTTTCTAGTTGCTATGggactgggtgtgggggggagtgaaGGGATCTCTGCTACTCTACCCTTCCCTTGCCTCCGTTTCCTGTTCCCAAGAGAAAAGCTTCAGTGTTTGCCTTTACTAATACTCAGAACTTTTCCAAACAGCAGCAGCGTGAAATTGACCCGATTCTTGTGTACAGCCTCCTGAACAGCAGCAGTGGAAACTGACAGTGCTCTTATCAGTCTTCTCTCTACAACAGCTTGGCAAAGCTATAAGCAGCAGTAGAGGCACTGGAGCTTTCAGTCTACAGAGTTACTTGCAGCCAGACAGAACCTGTGTCAATTACACttggttcacttttttttttttttttaaaaactaaagctTTGATTCCACAGAAGTTCAAGGCGCTGAGCCAGAAAAGCTCACTATGGGCAAATGGATTGTTCAGACTCAGGTTATATGTACACAAGAAATACTGTACAGCATTTTTACATAAAAATAGTTTATCataatttttaaactgatttcctATGTTTGAGGATGCCACAAAATTCATGTGGGCTGTGAAAAGCTAATACACTAGCTCagcgatactcagactgaggcttagGAGCAgaaagtggctctttaatgcatCTCCTGAAGCTCTTTGTAGTGATATTAAgacactgtgatttaattatttaaCCTAAGCTATTAGCCAATCAggctgcttttactatgttattataACCAATTGGAgttgataaataataatacttggccagtcattttgctgtgagaatatcttacttacttacttacacacacagagtaaagaaaataatgaattcacactactgcgGCTTTTTTGGGTAATactgatcgctaatttggctccaaAACCAGTGAGGTCTCAGTATCACTGATGACATTATACAGGAGCTAAAAATTTCTTAATATGCAAGGCCAGCAAATATAATAGTCAAACTGCCTACTGTTAATAAGGCATCTCTGAATCATTGTGAGCTTTGCTATTCCCAAAAGGGAGTAACTTCAACTACAATCAAGTTTAGTTAGTACACTTCTCATGTTGGGTTTCATGAGCATACAAGAACCACAAGCACAAATAAGGGAGACTTTGTCCTAATGAATTAGACCCATCCAATCTAAAGGAAATCATTAAAATTTAACAATGAACAGTCTTATTGATCTTTTTGCAAAAAAGAGATCAATAAGACTAAGTCAACAATTTGTTTTAAAGTTAAATTGACGTAATCTTGTCTTCATATAGCTAATACAAATAAGCAGCTATTTAAAATGCTATTTCATTAGACATTTTGCAAAAAAAGTTTGCATTACTCATAGTGTCAGGGGTTTTAAAGGAGACAGTTGATGATTTTCTTGGGAAATAAATGTTCTATatgatccctcccccccatctctgtTTATTTTCATCTTACATCACTTTCAGAGCACTATCAATATTCTAATTTTGGGAGATTACTCTCGGGCATATAAGAAAATCAAAACGCTACTACAATTTTCAGCTTCATGTATTAAATTACTGTTCTTACCTGAAACTTGTTTATGTATTGTGCCATCACAAATTCATGTCTCTCACTTGATAAGGGCTCCATTAATATATCAGGCAAACTTTTATCAACTTGTGTTTTCTTCTGAGAAGCTGTACCATTTAGGTGACAATCAAAACCTATATTACCAGGGAGCTGGAATCTCTGGTCCTGAGGACCAAATGGTCCCATTACTTCATCTGGCCACACAGTTCTTGGACCTGTTAAAAATTGAGTGCTTACATTAGTCTTCACATTGAAAAAATACACACTTATTTTTAACTcctaaataaaaaaacatttgagTGCAATCAcgtaaaacagaaaaaaaaagagaaagtaatCACAAAGAGTAAGTGAAAAAACTAAATGATTCACCATAtcaaaaacaaaagtaattttatcTCTATTTATTTGAGACAGATAGTTACTCTGGCAGGCAGTATATGTAacaaaatttgtttattttttcttacatATATCAGGAGGTGTAGCAGCAACGTGAGGCTCATCTGAGCCAGAAGATCCTGCTGTGGAAAAAGCCTTGGGATTTACAACCCTTCTGACCAAGGAGTAAAATCCTGGTAGATAGGTCACCAGTCTTGCTCTGTTACAGAGCACCTAAAGAGGACAAGAGCAGAACTGAGTGTCATAGTTGCAAGTAAAAGTGATCAATGAATTTATATTTAACTTTTTAGAATACAAAACTACATGTAACTCCATAAAGAAAAACTTATAGCAATGAAGTGTCATTAATTGTATTTTTTAACTGTAGGAATATTTTACACTTTATTAGTACTGTAAGTTTCCTATTCAATTTTGATAAAAGAAAACTGCATAATGCAAACAAAAATGCACAATGAAATACCTCCACATTTGAGCTACAGTTAGAAAGGGGTTAAGAGCCGGGGTATCATTGTGACAACACATGAATGTAAATATGTTTATGAATCGGGTCATGATATACTAGGTATCATTTCCCCTGCtgttacatttgaaaaaaaaactcaaaacccaaaaaatacaaaacaatcaGGAAAGTTGATCTTAGGATCCATCAAAATATTTTAGATATTTTAGATATCTAATCTCCATGCTTTGCCCTACAGACTAGCACTGTTTTTAGTCCATCCCCTTGTGCAAAGTATTACAGGATACtcagaataataaaaaaatgtaaaaagaatgcCAAAGCTCACACAGAGTGCGcacacaaatttattttaaaaccaaatgatCAGAATGGGCAGGAGTAGGAATTCAGTCACTATACCATCTACCTGCAATATTACAACTTGAGGGACACAGTCAAGCCAGGGAAGCCTAAAATTAGTACTGACAACATTATTTTGCGCTGCAGACACAAAACATATTTTCAGCTGCAAAAAGCCAGCAATATGGGTTTATAATCAGAAGGTCACACAGCTCTTGTGTATTATGCAGAGGCAGAATCTGCGACAGAATTGTGTTTCCAAGTCTAAGTGTTCagttacaaaaatacaaaaacaaagagACAACACCTACTTCTATAACAACAAAGAAAACCTTAAAAAACAAACCGAGTGTAAATGGATGCAATGTTGTCTTCCCgagtctgcaaacagcctgaaacaacagcactCGGAAGCGTGACCAACTCCAATTCATCTCAATGTTGTTAACTCTGAATCCTAATGATGataaatttaaatgtcaacattgttcaCTATTTTACTGTTGATTGGTTTAGCAAAAATATCCAGCTAATGTGCTTAAGCCCACAAATTTAATCTTCTCCCCAAGTTTCAAGAACTCCAACTACTATCTAACTGCTATAACTTCAAGCTTCCAACAACTTCTAGTTTCTCAACTTCAACGATCCAATtatgcactcaaaaaacaaatcTGTAGCCAATTTAAATGTTTAGGAACAGTAAAATACATTGAATCTAAATACCAAAATAATACCACCATTATATTTAACTAAATAAACCTCTTCATTTTTAACATACTTAGAGCTACCACAAGATGTTCAACGTGCTGAACTGTAGTGCCCTAAAAACCCAGTCTTGCTGCACAATTTGGGTTCATCTTGTGAGACACTTTTTGGGCCTTTGTTCTACTTTTCTAGAACTGGGGGGAAATTTTCGAAAAGATTTTCAGGATAGGACTAAATCTTAAGGCTCCAGTGCTATACACATGTCTGtacacacttaactttaagcatgggagtagtcctattgactttaatggaacggCTCACATGCTCAAGTCAGACACGTGCATGTATGCAGGATCGGGACCTAAGCCAGCCAACCTGAACACAAAGCCTTTACATAGTAAAGGCTAGTGTGGCTTATACATTAACAAAAAAAGGATGTCTATTATCTACAATACATATTAAACAGACAATATCTGACCAAAACCAAACACttcttgtatgcagtgttgttgtaactgtgGTGgtctaatatcttttatttgaccaacaggagtggccaacctgagcctgagaaggagacagaatttaccaatgtgcgttgccaaagagccacataATAATAATCAGTCAAGAATCCAACACTGtttttacataaaaaaaaaaaaaaaagctgtgtgcAACAGAACCGTTTATGAACAACCTAACATTATATAGGAAAACTGCACAGAATTTCACTCATGCcatgaaaaaataaaagagaatcTGGTGCcatataaaatattaacaaaattttTTATAGTTTGCATGTTGTCTTATCTTAGAGACACAAGgcaggtaaggtaatatctttcactggaccaacttctgctgatgagagagacaagattttgagcttacacagagctctccttcaggtctaaTGTTGTCAGATATGAGGGGCACGAGGAGTCTTTCATGGCATCCAACGGAAGCCACAATACAAATGAAAACGAAGTTTCCTGCTTAATACTGTTTAGCTTAATGATACAGCTAACATTATAAGCTATTGGTAGCAGAGCTCAATGACTAAATTACTCACATTGGCCATTTCTGAGGGTTGTTtctctatttaaataaaattcttcctgAAACAGAAGAAAGACACATCACACACCAGCGATCGGTTACATAGCGCCAGACACTATGCTTATGAGGATGGCATACAAACCTACCTAGAACAGGCAACTGCTCCCGTGCTGCTCGGGCGCCCCACCGCACTGAGCCCTCCCTCACCGCTTCCAGACGGGGCCGCACCATCGCCCACACTCTGCCGACAGCGTACAGGGAGCCTGGGGCCATCGCACCAAGACGAAACGGGCCAGGCTGCAGACACCCCCACCCTGAACAGGCCGCCGCGGCCCGCGGAAGTGCCAGGGGGCCACGCCGCCCTTTGGCTAACCCGAGCCGAGGCTGCTCAGCGGGAAGTTGAAACTCCTGCGCCGGGAGACGCCAGCAGGGCGGCGATTTACTGCAGCCTCAACCTAGTACCGGCCAGCAGCCCCCGCCTCGCAGCGCAGGCTCAGCGCCTTTAACCAGCAGCCCCCCGAGGGCAGACGCGGCTTGTCCCGGCACGACAGCCCCTGCGGGTCCAGCTCGCACCCGGCAGCTGCGCGGCGCGGCGCCCGCCGGGGCTTGGGCCAGCCCGAGCCACAGCCACGCGCTTGTGCAGCCCCGCGGAGGAACAGGGGCTGGGGCCCGCGGCCAGGCTCCTACCTCTCTCCCCGCTCTTCCTGCAAAATGGCGCCGCAGCCAAGGAATCGACTCCGGGAGAGCATCGATGAGGAGAGCGCCGAGCTCAGCCAGGCCGCGGAGCGCGCTGCGCGAATCGGTGCGCTCGCGGCACAGGCCCGCCTTCGGGCTCGCGAGAGCGGGGATTCCGTCTCCGCGCAACAGGCGGAGCAAATCGACCCACGCTGCATCGAGGCGGTGGGGGAGATCGCCGAGTCCATCGATGAGGCCGGCGGCGGAAAGGGACTCGCTGGGGCTGGCGGTGGCCGTGCGCGTGCGGCACGAGCGGTCAGCGGCCCGCGCCGGGATCTCCGCCCGCAGGGGGCACGACCCCGGGCCCCTGCGGGCAGCCGCCGGCCGGGGAGCCCTTGGCACAGCTCAAGGCAGAGCACTGAGTCCTTGAGCTGCACCGGTGCCAGGATTCACTAGCGAGACAAGCCAGGTCACGTCTGTTGGACCCActtctggagaggagagagacaagctttccagctacacgCACTCTCCTTCAGGGGCCCACACaggagattacctcacccacccggTCTCCAGCATCCTGGggccagcacagctgcagcaaccCTGCAAACACCTTCACCtgggccttgtctacgctacaaggttttgtcggcaaaagttatgccgctttaattaaaatcactgttgcatgtccacattaGTGCCTCTGTCAGCAGAGGGCATCCatactagcagctcttgcattgacACAGAGAGCAGCGCCCTGTGGTAGCTACCTCACTATGCAACTGGCCAGTAAGGTGCTTTGGGATGGGTTTGCAGTACCTCATGGGGCAGGTATAGTgccacatgatgcaggtttctcaatcccgtAGTTCTGGAGCATCCTAGTAGATTGTCAGCTGCTTTTTCATCTgaagggtgtgtggggagggagaggagtggggtgtctggggcaggggagacaACAGGCTGACTGACCTATCCTgaagaagggggaggggatgccACCACCCCAtgtcaacccctggctctgctccgCACAGCAGACTCTCCCCAAGCAGCCCGCTCGCTCTGCTTGCCTACGATTCTGCTGCTTGGAGCAGTTCTAGGAGCTCCCcatgctgaggaatgtcaaaAAACAACACAGCtgtctttctccccctccagcagcagcctgCCTGGTGCGGTGTGCCTAGTGCAGGGCagaaccaggggtcagcaacatGTCCGTGGTAAAAATTTTGAGGTCCCTGGTAATTTTTCAAGAAACACTGAATgacattcctccccctcctccccccactaagtagggtaattttgtcaagttgttataccaataaaataaaaaccagcaggatcttattaaagggaaaaaggcaaaataccacatttattgtgaatacagaaagaatcatagtaagcagttagttctagctctaacattccattcaatctcatttattcacacattcattcatacaaacacacacacacaggttctgcaaggttgttatcatagttaccagccttagagttgctcatgccaagccactggccaggtggcctggacatgaggagggagcagggccttgtcagatgctcatctgatgctcctggaagttggtttgcagaatcagaccccaaagttctcactttttagagtctatttttataggaatttcttcctatgccagtctatgggaattgcttcatcatgctgttgctgaatcaatcagcagatagcacattcctgacggctccaagatgttatcttgttctttggttctcccattcttgaggctgttgggtggattccagtctgccctccggggggtcctctggttatttccacttgacgccttcttcagccgatggacactggattcttaggctggcacctccctgatcattcagttattatccacaccaagcatccatccacatacatcctctatctctattttaatcacaattgttaatacaacaaaagggtggggagtctctgggtgttgtttctgttgttagagtattgctttgagtctctctctctgtgaattgctttgagaacagactctgtcttagaatgtactaacacaattagcagcttgcaagtttcacacatagagggagagaaacagtaccaaaaaccaagagacttcttaattagtaataccctggaatttaaactatggggaatcaaactcatttgtgattttaatacagaacttctttaatatgatccaacaaagtgTCTATCACACAACATAGTGGTGCCGACCCTGGGgaacattccacacaaatgatttgctctttgttccccaaaaGGAGCAGCACACTGAGCTGTCAGATActtcccagagctttgaaaggggtgGAGCGCATGCCTGCAGAGCAGCAGaaatcaaaacaatgagcagagcggtCAAGGCATGCATTGTGGGATATTGGCGGAAGCTAGTTCTGTCAACAAAACAAACTGCAGTGTCTACGCTGATGCTTTGTTGctttaactttgctgcaaaaGGCTTTATGCCTCTcactgaggtggttttattttgttagcaaaacagcagagttttgctGTCAAAAGTAGCTTTGTTCTGTAGACACCTCCCCTGTTTTGTTAGCAAAAGGCaggttttgctgacaaaactttgtcgtgtagacaagaccttagactTAGGTAGATTGATTTAAAACAATATACTGTAGAAATAGATTTCTTTAAGAATAGGAGAGAAAAACTAGTGTGTGTATTTGGAATGGAGTCTGAGGGGCAGCCGAGAAGACTATCTCAGCCATTTTCATTTCCCACTATAGTGTAGACAGGTAGTGGCCAAGATTGTTAGTCAGTGTCACAGCCAGGACTAGAAATGTAAATGGAGGatttcccagctcctcctgctcaTTCCTTTGGGCCATACCACGAGTATTATGGTATATGTACTCTTGGAAGATTTGGAAAGATTAAGGAATGGGTTGCTTATAATATTACAAAACTATTGTCatacaaaacattaaaattaagAGATAAATTTATTGGATAGAAGATTGATTTGGAAGTTATTGAAGTAAATGTTTCATTAATGTTCAgtatttttgctttatctaattACACTTTAAATGGGACAAAAGCAGGTCAGATAGGAACAGAtatgaaaaccaaacaaaattatACCTTTTCACAGTATAAACAAAGAAGAAACCTCTTGGACCCTAAATGTCACACAGTATATTTCTAAACATGGGATTATGATACAGTGTTAGGCATTTATCCTGCAATGAAATCCATGCAGGTGCAAGGGTCTGTCCTTGAGATTCTGATTGCAGGATTCGGGCCTTGTTTCATACGTTCATAACAAAGGAATTGAAACAGAAGAGTCATGGGGAGGAAGCAGTGAGTAATGAAGTTATGTGGTTACTTAGTAAATGCATGCACAATTTTAAATAGCTTTAAATAAACCAGCTGCTTTCATAACAAAGCCTGGGTGAAATCCTTGGTCCATTggagtcagtagcaaaactctcattgacttcagtggggtctggATTTCATCCCAAAATTCCAATGCAGACAAAAGGGAAATGTTCTCCaactaaaatcaaaataaagtTTTCTAAAGTAACATTTAACTCTGATCTCCCAGTACATCTTGTTTGTCTTTGTCTCAtagattgtaaacactttgggGGCAGATATGATCTTTTTCTTGCACAATGCCAAATATGTCAGCACTTAAAAAAATAGCAAGAAAAAACAGTGAGTATTTGAATACACTAACCTCAATGCAATGGAGGAAAAACATCTGCTGTCTTCCAAGTCCTAGTATATCAAGGAGATGTGTGAAATCTTACCTGCTTGCATTAGGGATATGCACTCTGGCCCTATCCAGCACAGCATTtaaacttaaaattaagcactttAAGGGCTTTACTGGATCAGGGGTGAAAGAGAATAGCAAAAAACAAAGTGATATCTGAATAgataatggggagagagagagagataaagaggTCAGTGGAAGTTCTCCCACACCACAATCAATATCCACAGGACTTTCTCACCTCTGCAGGTGGTCACTGAGATGCCTATCCACAGTTTGACAGTGTTTTTGAACCTGTATGTAGAGGCGCCGTTGGTGTCAAAGAGCTACATTTTGCCCCCCTCTCCTATGATGTATATACCTGGGTATCAAGATGCTAACAGATGCAgtcctccacccccaaaatacACTTGTTCCAAATGACCAGACTTTTCTCTACACTAAATGGCCCTATAACAATTATGTagttcgcagaaagaaaaggagtactagtggcaccttagagactaaccaactggagactaaccaatgcaaagtctctaaggtgcgactagtactccttttctttttgtgaatacagactaacacggctgctactctgaaacctgtaattatgtAGTTGAAACCAGACAATCGCTACATTCTCGAATGAACTCATACAGGAAAATGATAAGacaaaaaacaccacatcacaagtgggtgaacacttttcacaaagtgatcactctaaaTCTGACCCATCAGTCCTcctcttcaaaggaaacctgcacaacactttcaaagatgagcctggaatcttaaattcataactttgttagacactaaaaatcatgttcTTAATAAAGGCACTGGATTTACAGCTTATTACAACAACTAACCCCCACTTTTTGTCCTATAACTACAGGGGTGTTGATGggacacttcaccttgaatagtcccatacaatATGTGGTAACTACTGATGCTAAATTATCTGtttgaccttgtatttagctgtgacactctgagtacctttcccagacctgaagaagagctcggtgcaactctcaaaagcttgtctctttcataaacagaagttggtccaacaaaagatattacctcacccatcttgtctctctgatatcctggatATGCTTACAACAACTCTGCAAACAGACTTTCCTCTGTAAGGAGATATTGACCTGTTGAAAGAGCCTGGAAACTAATTAAGTGCAGTCCCTTCTGTCTATTTAAAGGACTTTTATTTATGGTCATTATTGTATTGGCACATTTAAGATGCTCAACATGATATTTGTAGGGCTAGGCTCAGGATTTGGGTACAAGAGTATCGAGATAAATGTATCTTTTATTGTAGCATGGTGCAGTACTGCTTATGTCCACCAGGTAGCAGTAGCTGATAACAGACAGTCTGCCTGAAGTGCAGAAGAAAACTAAAGCTATGGTTATTTTAGGATTAGGGAACAGAATGAAGAAAAATGAATAAAAGTGTGTATTATTATTGAGCAAACCGAAGGGGGAGatgttcaaaggcacaaagggcagttagaTACCTACCTtccatttaaagtcaatgggaactgggaGCCTAACTGCCATTTCTGCCTTTGAAAAATTTCCCTTAGAAGTGATGTGTGTTTTCCCAAAGCACACTctgcaaaataataaaaagacttGTCTTTCTTGTGTTAACAAAACCTACCAATTCTCCTTTTTTGGGGAACTGGTGTCAGATCTGCTTGGGAGGCATGAAGTTTTTCATAAACAACCACATTGGGCTAAATGATGTAATTCCATTGGCTcagttttaaaattgtgtttattCATTTACTTGCTAATTCATAACAGTTTGTTTCCCAGTTAGTGCAGACTGCTGAGGCTACTATGTACATGCACATACATTAACACACTCACTGTCTGAACATGAATCTCTATTGTGTTCTGGGCCCATTATACTGCTCTAGCATATCAAGGGAGCTGAAAATCCAGTAGTCTAGCCCCCAGGAAATTCTGCCATCATAGGAGGAATCCCCAGAGGGTGTAATGGCTC encodes:
- the MMADHC gene encoding cobalamin trafficking protein CblD isoform X2 produces the protein MANVLCNRARLVTYLPGFYSLVRRVVNPKAFSTAGSSGSDEPHVAATPPDICPRTVWPDEVMGPFGPQDQRFQLPGNIGFDCHLNGTASQKKTQVDKSLPDILMEPLSSERHEFVMAQYINKFQGTDVPPKQQISNAETYFENAKIECAIQTCPELLRKDFESMFPEVTANNLTVLTITQKTKNDMTVWSEEVEDERELLLENFFGPYTNNTLFETDERYCHLGFCVDDLGCCKVIRHNLWGTHVVVGSIFTSAEPDSPIMKKLSGK
- the MMADHC gene encoding cobalamin trafficking protein CblD isoform X1; this encodes MANVLCNRARLVTYLPGFYSLVRRVVNPKAFSTAGSSGSDEPHVAATPPDICPRTVWPDEVMGPFGPQDQRFQLPGNIGFDCHLNGTASQKKTQVDKSLPDILMEPLSSERHEFVMAQYINKFQGTDVPPKQQISNAETYFENAKIECAIQTCPELLRKDFESMFPEVTANNLTVLTITQKTKNDMTVWSEEVEDERELLLENFVNGAKEICYVLLSEGYWADFIDPSSGLAFFGPYTNNTLFETDERYCHLGFCVDDLGCCKVIRHNLWGTHVVVGSIFTSAEPDSPIMKKLSGK